The Neomonachus schauinslandi chromosome 11, ASM220157v2, whole genome shotgun sequence genome contains a region encoding:
- the ANGPTL5 gene encoding angiopoietin-related protein 5: MYLPQASLLFLNTFIFICGEVIQGNCVHHSKDSPAVNVVEDVSNAKDESKSNDTVYKEDCEESCDGKIKITREEKHFMCRNLQNSIVSYTRSTKKLLRNMMDEQQTSLDYLSNQVNELMNRVLLLTTEVFRKHLDPFPHRPVQSHGLDCTDIKDTIGSVTRTPSGLYIIYPEGSSYPFEVMCDMDYRGGGWTVIQKRVDGVIDFQRLWCDYLDGFGDLLGEFWLGLKKIFYIVNQKNTSFMLYIALESEDDTFAYASYDNFWLEDETRFFKMHLGRYSGNAGDAFRGFRKEENQNEMPFSTSDVDNDGCRPACLVQGQSVKSCSHLSNNTGWWFSQCGLANLNGIHHFPGKLLATGIQWGTWIKNNTPVRIKSVSMKIRRIYNPYFK, encoded by the exons ATGTATCTTCCTCAAGCTTCACTTTTattcttaaatacatttatttttatttgtggagAAGTTATACAAGGTAACTGTGTACATCATTCTAAG gatTCTCCAGCAGTTAATGTTGTAGAAGACGTATCTAATGCAAAAGATGAGAGTAAAAGTAATGATACTGTTTATAAGGAAGACTGTGAGGAGTCATGTGatggtaaaattaaaattacacgagaagaaaaacattttatgtgtA GAAATTTGCAAAATTCTATTGTTTCCTACACCCGAAGTACCAAAAAGCTGCTAAGAAATATGATGGACGAGCAACAAACTTCCTTGGATTATTTATCCAATCAG GTTAACGAGCTCATGAACCGGGTTCTCCTCCTGACCACAGAAGTTTTCAGAAAGCACCTGGATCCTTTTCCCCACAGGCCGGTTCAGTCACATG GTTTAGATTGTACTGATATTAAAGATACCATTGGCTCTGTCACCAGAACTCCAAGTGGTTTATATATAATCTACCCGGAAGGATCTAGTTACCCGTTTGAG GTAATGTGTGACATGGATTACCGAGGAGGTGGATGGACCGTGATACAGAAGAGGGTTGACGGGGTCATTGATTTCCAAAGGCTGTGGTGTGATTATCTGGACGGATTTGGCGACCTTTTAG gtgaATTTTGGCTAGgactaaaaaagattttttatatagTAAATCAGAAAAATACCAGTTTTATGCTGTATATTGCATTGGAATCTGAAGATGACACATTTGCTTATGCATCATATGATAACTTTTGGCTAGAAGATGAAACAAGATTTTTTAAGATGCACCTAGGACGGTATTCAGGAAATGCTG GTGATGCTTTCCGGGgcttcagaaaagaagaaaaccaaaacgAAATGCCTTTCAGCACATCGGATGTGGATAATGATGGGTGTCGCCCGGCATGCCTAGTCCAGGGTCAGTCCGTGAAAAGCTGTAGTCACCTGAGTAACAACACCGGCTGGTGGTTCAGCCAGTGTGGTCTAGCGAACCTAAACGGCATTCATCACTTCCCCGGAAAATTGCTTGCAACTGGAATCCAGTGGGGCACATGGATCAAAAACAACACACCTGTCAGGATTAAATCTGTTTCAATGAAGATTAGAAGAATTTACAATccatattttaagtaa